From the Tigriopus californicus strain San Diego chromosome 4, Tcal_SD_v2.1, whole genome shotgun sequence genome, the window CCATAGTACCTCAGGATCTATGAAGCAAACTCACCTCATGAAGGTCTTTAGAAATTCGTAAATTGACACAACAAGCGAATCCTTGGAGCTCTCGTAACCGCAGAATGTTTTGGGCACGGAGAAAATCGAACCTTGCCCCAATTGGCTATACGTCACTTTGGCACTGAGAGGTGGAGAATGGCTCGACGAGGACGATGAGTAGGCTAGCTCATAGTCTGAACCTGTCGAAACCACTGGGAGATGACTCGGGAGCTGGTTCAAGAAGCTACTAGGCTGACTGCTGGGTTCCACGTTCAATCGAGCTTCGTGTTCAAGGTTGGGTTCAAGCATTGTGGTCCTAGACTAAGAATCTCTTGAAAATAACTCTTGGACATGGGTTGTCCATGTACGTATGTGGAATATGTGTGGTTGTCTTCAGGTATTCGGTGTCACCAGGATAAACAAAAGGACCATTCATGGGAGAAGCGTGTTCCGTCTTCCTGTTCCATTCAGGCTTTGGAAGCTACTGTTCCGTTGCTCG encodes:
- the LOC131878724 gene encoding uncharacterized protein LOC131878724 encodes the protein MLEPNLEHEARLNVEPSSQPSSFLNQLPSHLPVVSTGSDYELAYSSSSSSHSPPLSAKVTYSQLGQGSIFSVPKTFCGYESSKDSLVVSIYEFLKTFMRTFAGTPVDVQSHTLIEIFDQCTGSQRPMGKDG